Within Streptomyces antibioticus, the genomic segment GAAGCTGGAGCACGGCAAGGAGCGCGACAAGCCGCTGATGTCGGAGATCATCCTGACCTCCAGCCACCAGCCGTGGGCGCCGATCCCGACGATGGTCGGCTGGGACGAACTCGGGGACGGCTCGGTCTTCGACGCCATCCAGGAGGCCGGCAAGAAGGCGCCGGACGTCATCGCCGACTCCACCAAGTCCCGTGAGGAGTACGGCAAGTCGGTGCAGTACTCGGTGACCGCGCTCACCGAGTGGCTGGAGCGCTACGGCACCGACGACACGGTCCTGGTCTTCCTCGGCGACCACCAGCCCATCTCCCGGGTCAGCGGCCAGAACGCCAGCCGGGACGTGCCGATCTCGATCGTCGCCAAGGACCCGAAGGTCCTCGACAAGATCGCCGGCTGGAACTGGACGGACGGGCTGAAGCCGGCCCACGACGCCCCGGTGTGGAAGATGAGTTCGTTCCGCGACCGCTTCCTGACGGCGTACGGCTCGACCCCGCACCCCACCACGGGCTGATCGACCGACCGGCCGAACCGCCCACCGCCACGCGGCGGTTCAGCCGCCGGACGTGTCCAGTTCCGCGTCCTCGCCGACGCCCGCGCAGTCGTAGGGGTCCTTCAGCCAGCCGTCCGGCAGCACCACCCGGTTGTTGCCGGACGTCCGGCCGCGGGGCCCGTCCGCGCCCGTGGGCCACGCCTGGTCGAGGTCCAACTCGTCGAGCCCGGACCGGAGTTCCTCCAGGGATGAGGTGATGGCGAGCCGCTTGCGCATCTCCGACCCGACCGCGAAGCCCTTGAGGTACCAGGCGACGTGCTTACGGAAGTCGACGACACCCTTGGACTCGTCGCCGATCCACTCCCCGAGGAGACGGGCGTGGCGCACCATGACGTCGGCGACCTCCCGCAGCGAGGGCCGCGCGATGTCCTCGGGGCGGCCTTCGAAGGCCGCGACCAGGTCGGCGAAGAGCCACGGCCGCCCGAGGCAGCCGCGTCCGACCACCACGCCGTCGCACCCGGTCTCGCGCACCATCCGCAGCGCGTCCTCGGCGGACCAGATGTCGCCGTTGCCGAGCACGGGGATCTCGGGGACGTGCTCCTTGAGCCGGGCGATGGCGTCCCAGTCGGCGGTGCCGCCGTAGTGCTGGGCGGCGGTGCGTCCGTGCAGCGCGATCGCGGTGACGCCCTCCTCGACGGCGATCCGGCCCGCGTCGAGGTAGGTGATGTGGTCGTCGTCGATGCCCTTGCGCATCTTCATGGTCACCGGAAGGTCCCCGGCGCCGCTCACGGCCTCCCGCAGGATCGCGCGGAGCAGGTGGCGCTTGTAGGGGAGCGCGGAGCCGCCGCCCTTGCGGGTGACCTTGGGGACGGGGCAGCCGAAGTTCAGGTCGATGTGATCGGCGAGGTCCTCCTCCGCGATCATGCGGACGGCCTTGCCGACGGTCGCGGGGTCGACGCCGTAGAGCTGGATCGAGCGCGGGCGCTCGGTGGCGTCGAAGTGGATGAGCTGCATGGTCTTGTCGTTGCGCTCGACCAGCGCCCGGGTCGTGATCATCTCGCTCACGAAGAGGCCCTTGCCGCCGCTGAACTCCCGGCACAGGGTGCGGAAGGGGGCGTTGGTGATACCGGCCATGGGGGCCAGTACGACGGGCGGCTGGACGCTGTGCGGGCCGACCCGGAGGGTCCGGGTGCTCGTGGGCGCGGTCGTGGGCATTGCCCCATTGTCGCGCATCGGGCGACGGGCAATGAGGGGCGCCCGACATGATCATGTAACAACCATTAGTTAGACGCACTATTGAACCCGGCGTACGATGAACCGCATGCCCGAGCTCAGCCCCCGCCGCCGGATGCTGGTCCTCGCGATCTGCTGTATGAGCCTGCTGATCGTGAGCCTCGACAACACCGTCCTCAATGTCGCCCTCCCCTCCATGGAGCGCGATCTGCACGCCACGACGGCCGGGCTCCAGTGGACGATCGACGCCTACACCCTCGTCCTGGCCACGCTGCTGATGCTGGCCGGGTCCACCGCCGACCGGATCGGGCGCCGGAAGGTCTTCATGGCGGGCCTGGTGGTGTTCGCGGCCGGCTCCCTGCTGTGCTCGCTGGCGCCGAACCTGGAGCTGCTGATCGCGGCGCGGATGGTGCAGGCGGTCGGCGGCTCCATGCTGAACCCGGTCGCCATGTCGATCATCACCAACACCTTCACCGACCCGCGCGAACGCGCCCGCGCGATCGGGGTGTGGGGCGCGGTCGTCGGCATCTCGATGGCCGCGGGCCCGCTGGTGGGCGGGCTGCTGGTGGAGTCGGTGGGCTGGCGCTCGATCTTCTGGCTCAACCTCCCGGTCGGCCTCGCCGCGCTGCTGCTCACCCTCCGCTTCGTCCCCGAGTCCCGCGCGCCCCGGCCGCGCCGCCCCGACCCGGTCGGACAGCTCCTGGTCATCGCGCTCTTCGGCTCCCTGACGTACGCGATCATCGAGGCGCCGGAGGACGGCGTCTCGACCAGCGGGCCCTTCGCGGCGGTCGCCCTGGCCGCGCTGATCGGACTCCTGCGGTACGAGCCACGCCGCGCCGAACCCCTCATCGACCTGCGCTTCTTCCGCTCGGCGCCGTTCAGCGGGGCGACGGTGGTCGCGGTCAGCGCGTTCGCCGGGCTGGGCGGCTTCCTCTTCCTGTCCACGCTGTACCTCCAGAACGTACGGGGACTGGACGCCCTGCACGCCGGCCTGTGGATGCTGCCCATGGCGGTGCCGACCTTCCTGTGCGCGCCGCTGTCCGGACGCCTGGTCGGCACCCGTGGGCCACGGCTGCCCCTCGCGATCGCGGGGTCCGCGATGACGGCGAGCGCGCTGCTCTTCGCCGCCTTCGACGCGGAGACCTCGAACGTCACGCTGTTCCTCGGCTATGTGCTGTTCGGCATCGGCTTCGGTTTCGTGAACGCGCCGATCACCAACACGGCGGTCTCCGGGATGCCCCGCAGCCAGGCGGGCGTGGCGGCGGCGGTCGCCTCCACCAGCCGGCAGCTCGGCCAGACCCTGGGCGTCGCGGTGGTCGGCGCGGTCCTGGCGGCGGGCGTGACGACGTCGGCGTACCGCGAGACCTTCGTCTCCGCCGCCGTCCCCGGCTGGTGGATCCTCACCGCCTGCGGCGCCCTGGTCCTCACCGTCGGCGTCCTGACGACGGGCCCCTGGGGCCGCCGCACCGCGGAACGCACGGCGTCCCGACTGGCCGCGGAGACGGACGTACGGGAGCCGGCGGGCGTCACCGGCTGAACGACCGCGCCTGTCCCCGTACCTGTACCGGTGCCTGCCGGGTGTCGGTGAAGTCGAAGAGGGCCAGCGCCGCGACGCCGATGCCGAGCAGGGCCACCACGGCACCCCCGCCCGCCGAGACCGAGGCCAGCGCGGACGCCCCCAGCACGGCCGCCGTCAGCCCCGAGACCAGACCCAGGACCAGCGAGACCAGAACACAGAACACGAAGGCGACGAGCCTCTTCTGATTGGCGCTCACCGAGCTTCCTTCCACTGAAGAAGGCGACCGGCGAGCGTACGACAGCCCCGACCGGCCACCCGCGCAGGCAGATGACATGTCCCCCGTCCCGCCCCCGCGTCAACCGACGCGTGCGCCGAGGAAATCGGCCGAGTCCGTCTGACACCAGACTCGTTGTCGAACGTAGCATGCCCACCGCTCCCGCGAAACATTTCAAATCCCCTCCCCTGCAAGTGACTTGAGCGCGTGCTCTGTAACGCTTGAGCCGTCCGGGCCCAAGAAGAGGTGAAGCCCGAGGAGAGGGGAGACGCCTGTGGAGGGTGCGGAACGGATACGCGGCGGGCCCGCCGCGGCGGTGCGTGATCCGCGGCTGTTCGAGGAGTTCTACCGGCGCCATGTGGACGCGGTGACCCGGTTCGTGGCGCGGCGGGTCGACGATCCGCACACCGCCGCCGACCTGACGGCGGAGATCTTCCTCGCCGTCCTCGACTCCGCCCACACCTACCGGCCCCGGCTCGGCAGCGAGACCGCCTGGCTGTACGGCATCGCGCGCAACGTCGTGTCGACGGAGCGCCGCCGGGCCGCCCGGGAGGCCGAACGGAACCGGCGCTTCTCCGGGCGGCGGCTGCTGGAGCCCGACGACATCGTCCGGCTGGAGGACAAGCTCGACGCGGAGAGCCCGGGACGGCGCGCCCTGGCCGCGCTCGCCCGGCTGCCTGAGGGCGAACGCGCCGTCATGGAACTGATCGCCGTGGACCAGCTCACCGTCACGGAGGCGGCCGCCGCGCTCGGCATCCGCCAGGTCACGGCGCGGGTCCGGCTGCACCGGGCGCGCAAGGCGCTGCGCGCGGACGCGGACCGCACGGAGGCACAGCACACGGACGGGACGCGGGACGCGTCGCCGCTGTACGTCATGAGGGGAGAGGCATGAACACGCGGACCACGTTCGAGGACCGGCTGCTGGACGAGCTGAAGAAGGAGATCGGCCTGCGGGACGGCGCGGCGCCGGACACAGGGGCGCGACGGCTGATCACACCCCGGCGGATCGCCGTCGCCCTGGCCGCCTGTGTCGTGGCGGGGCTCGCGGTGGTGGCCGCGCCGGGCTCGCCGGCCGGGTCGACGGCGTACGCGGTGGAACGCCACCGCGACGGCAGTGTCACGCTCACTCTCAAGAAGGCGGAGATGGACGCCGTGGCCCTGAGCGATCTGAAGCGGCAATTGCGCGCGGACGGCATCAGCGTGTCCTGGGGCAGGCAGGTGCCCGTGAGCCGTTGCATTCCCGTCGACCTCGAAGACCTCACCACCACGACGGACGACAGAGACCACTCGGACAAGGACGGATTCGTCCCGTCCGTCCGCCCCTTGAAGGAGCTTCTCCTGCACCCGGGCGACACGGTGGTCTTCGACGACCGGGGCCGGCCGGTGAAGCCCGCCGACGGGGAGGCCGTGCGGTTCGTCCCTGTCTGCATCAGCGATCTGCTGTCGCAGCCCTAGTTGAACAGCGCGTACAACCGCTCCAGCCTTTCCCGGTACTTGTCCGCGCCGCACACCGCGATGCGCGACCTTGAGACCAGCGCAGAGTCCAGCGGCGCGGAGGGCCCGCCCGAACAGATGCAGCCCCTTGCCCGGCAAGCCCTGGACGACTACGAGCAACACGCGCGTCGAAGATCGTTTATTCCAAGACACGAATAGTCGTGTTCCGTCATATTGATCCGAAACGGTTTGGGTTCTGGGTCGTTGGAGGGGTGTGAGCGATCTGGTGGGGGACGCGCGGCATCTGTCGCCGTCGGCGCAGGAGGCCCTGCGGCTGCGGGCGGTGGCCGCGTTGGTGGCGGGGCGGGACCGTGAGGACGTGGCGGCGGTGTTCGGGGTGTCGCTGAAGGCCGTCGACATCTGGTGGGCGAAGTGGCTGGCCGGCGGTCGGGAGGCTCTGGTGATGCGGCCGCGTGGTAAGCCGGTCGGGGTGCACCAGGTGCTCGGGGAGGCCGAGCAGGCCGCTGTGCGGCAGGCGGTCCTCGATCACCGGCCCTGTGACGTGGGGCTGAGTGGGCAGTTGTGGACGCGGCGGCTGATCGGTGACCTGATCGCGAAGCTGTACCGGGTACGGCTGACCGAACCGGGGGTGGGCAAGTACCTGAAGCGGTGGGGTCTTTCCTTCCAGCGCCCGGACAAGAGGGCCGTCGAGCAGGACCCCGAGGCCGTCCGGCGCTGGCACGCCGAGACCTGGCCCAAGATCCGGGCGAGGGCGAAGGAGGACGGTGGGGAGATTCTCTTCGCCGACCAGGTCGGCATCCGCTCCGACCAGGTCACAGGCCGCACCTGGGGAGAGAAGGGCAAGACCCCCGTCGTGCGACGGGCCGGGAACCGGTTCTCGGTGAACGCGATGTCGGCGATCAGCACCAAGGGCCGGATGCACTTCATGGTCTTCACCGAGAGTTTCACCGCCGAGGTGATGTGCCGCTTCCTGGACCGGCTCGCCGGCCACTTCGACCACAAGGTCCATCTCGTGGTCGACGGGCACTCCGCCCACCGCTCGAAGAAGGTCCGCGACTGGCTCGCAGCCCACCCCGACGACGTCGAGCTGCACTTCCTGCCCCCGTACTCGCCCGAGCTCAACCCCGACGAACTCGTCAACGCCGACCTCAAGCACAGCCTGCCCAAGCAGCACCGAGCCCGGAACCAGGCCGAACTCGCCGCCGAGACCCGCCGCTTCTTCCGCAGACGCCAGCGCCAGCCGCACATCGTCCGCGGCTACTTCGGCGGCCCACACGTCCGCTACGTCCTGGACGAGAACCCCATGAGTTTCTGATCAATAGACACGTCCCCTCGGTCTGCCTAGCGTCGTCCCCAAGGGTCGGGAAGCGCCCGGTCGGAAGGGGCCCACGATGGCAGGCCGAGAACGCCTTACCCGTCTCACAGGAACGGTCAACGGACCGAACTGTGATGACGACGACTGCCCCAACGTGTACGCCACGGAGCACGGCACGTTCGTGGTTCAGGGAGACGCCTACGGGGGCTTCACGGTGCCGGACGGCGAAGGACTCGTAGAGATTCCTGAGCACATTCTCAGGGAGGCTGTGCGTGCTCTCGGATGGTGAGTGGCGGAAGGTGTTCGACGCATTCCAATACGATGCATGGCGCTTTGAGGCCCAACCGACCTACACCATGCCGCGCGAGAGTGAGAACGTGGCTCGCTTTCTGCGAGGCGAAGACAAACCCGCTGACCACAACACAAAGTGGCACACGCGCGTCAGGGAGTATCGCGAAGCAGGCAAGAAGATCGGGCGGGTACGCGTCGTGCGGCAACCACTCACGGACTACCAGCGGTACCAATTCGCATGGGGAATCCCTGGCAACATCGCGGCGGGCGAAGACATTCGAATCCTCGATGTCACGCACGAAGACTACGGCCTTCCCGTTTCCGGACAAGATTGGTGGATGTTCGACGAGTCCACCGTTGTCCATCTGAACTTTCGGCCGGACGGAACTCAGATCGGCCGTGAAATCCACGAGGGCGACGTGGAAAAGTTCCGCTCCTGGAAACGCACGGCTCTCGCCGCAGCAATACCGTTCAGCGAGTACACGAAAGAGCGCGGGTGACACTTGAGCCAGAACAGTTGGGCCGGTCGAAGGCCGACCTAGCTGAAACTCTGCGCGACTTGCGAAAGCGAGCCGGTCTCACTGGGGACCGGCTCGCCAAGCGTTGCGCCATGAGTCAGTCGAAAATCAGCAAGATCGAGACGGGAAAAACGACGGCTTCGCTCATAGACGTCGAACGCATATTGCGAGCCGTGGAGGCACCTCCGGAACTTGTCAGCGAGGTGATGGCACTGGCCAGGATGGCCAACACCGAGTGGCAGGACAAGCGTTCCTCTTGGCGCAGGGGCCTTGAGAAACGGCAAGCGGAGCTGGCTGCACTGGAATCCGAGTCAACGGAAATGCGCTACTTCTTGCCGTCCATGCTGACTGGACTTTTGGCTACTCCTGAGTATGTGAGGGCCAGTCTCACCCATGCTCCAGGGGACACTTCCAAAACCGTCGCCCGTAAGTTGGAACGCCAATCTGTCTTGTACGACACGTCAAAGCGGTTCACCTTCTTGCTCACTGAACAGGCAATCAGGTGGGCCATCGTTCCCCCCTCGGCGATGGCAGTGCAGATTGATCGGCTCACATCTCTTTCCCGGCTGCCGAACATCAGGATCGGCATAGTTCCGGACGGTACGAATATTCCGCGTGGACCGTTGAACACCTTCACTGTCTACGACGATCGCCTGGCGACCGCCGAGACCTTCACAGGAAGAATCGTTTTTCAGGACGGCCGCGACGTAGCACAGTACCGGGAAGTCTTCGACATGTACGCGGGTTTCGCAATCTATGGCGACGAAGCCCGAGAGTATCTTGCCGCACGTGTGCAGTCTCTCTTGCGTGATCTTTAGGCGACAACGGGAATTATTCTCGGGCCGCTTCAAACCCTCCTCTACCTTGAGTGCAACACGGAGAGGGTGGAGGGAAAGACGTGGGCAAGCGGAATGTGGTTCGTGTATTGCCGTGGAAGACGACGGACGGCAAGGAATGCTTGCTCCGGAGTGACGATTCCGGAGGCGTGCTCAGCCGTCTGGCGGATGACATGGAAGCCACGCAACTCGACATCGGGGAGAAGGTGCTTCTCCATGCGCATGAACTCCTGAGTAATCCCCGCGCCACGGAACTCGAAATGCGGTATCTCGCACGGCAGTTGACGGAGTGTCTGGGCGACGCCTTGCGGGTCGCTGGGAGCCGTGGTGCCCGTCTGGGAGTCGGCGGCACAGAGGATGACGAGGACGACGCTGAGGAAGGGCCGGAGCTGGTCGCTGAGGCGTTCGAATGACCACGGCGCCTGAGCACCCTCGTATCGCTGCCCGTCGAGTGGCAAGGCTCCGTAAGCCCCTGCAAGGGGAGGCCCCGTTTCACCCGAAGCCCCGCGCGGGTCGGACAGGCGGGGTACCGCGTTGGTCGCTCTGGAACTTCGGTGACCTCTGCGGGACTTGTTCCGGGCACCGTGCCATCTGGTGCGACGGGTGCTGTGGGTTCGCCGGATGCGACCTGTGCGGCTTCACGTTCAAGCGCCCCTGCCCGTCGTGCGTAGGGGGCGACGCGGAGCCAGTCTGCTGGTGAGACTCCAGCCCGTTGGACGACGGCGAGAGTAGGACCCGGGATGGGGGCGGCTCGTGCCGGCAGGCCGCGGTGCTACTGCCGGGGACCGCCATCTCCTGTGCCGCGACGGATGGGGTGAACCAAGCCCCGAGTGAGGGGAGTTGAGGGAAAGCACGTCGGCCGGGGTGCCCGAGACTCCCGCACAGGAAGGAGTCCGGCGGGCGGCCCCCGCCTACTCTCGTGGACGTGGGGGCGAGCCGGTCCCCGCGATGGGGGAACCTGCGGCCGCCCGTCCGTCCGGTCACGGACCCCGGGGGAGGACGGGCGGCCCGGG encodes:
- a CDS encoding DUF6879 family protein, which codes for MLSDGEWRKVFDAFQYDAWRFEAQPTYTMPRESENVARFLRGEDKPADHNTKWHTRVREYREAGKKIGRVRVVRQPLTDYQRYQFAWGIPGNIAAGEDIRILDVTHEDYGLPVSGQDWWMFDESTVVHLNFRPDGTQIGREIHEGDVEKFRSWKRTALAAAIPFSEYTKERG
- the dusB gene encoding tRNA dihydrouridine synthase DusB, coding for MPTTAPTSTRTLRVGPHSVQPPVVLAPMAGITNAPFRTLCREFSGGKGLFVSEMITTRALVERNDKTMQLIHFDATERPRSIQLYGVDPATVGKAVRMIAEEDLADHIDLNFGCPVPKVTRKGGGSALPYKRHLLRAILREAVSGAGDLPVTMKMRKGIDDDHITYLDAGRIAVEEGVTAIALHGRTAAQHYGGTADWDAIARLKEHVPEIPVLGNGDIWSAEDALRMVRETGCDGVVVGRGCLGRPWLFADLVAAFEGRPEDIARPSLREVADVMVRHARLLGEWIGDESKGVVDFRKHVAWYLKGFAVGSEMRKRLAITSSLEELRSGLDELDLDQAWPTGADGPRGRTSGNNRVVLPDGWLKDPYDCAGVGEDAELDTSGG
- a CDS encoding helix-turn-helix domain-containing protein, with the translated sequence MTLEPEQLGRSKADLAETLRDLRKRAGLTGDRLAKRCAMSQSKISKIETGKTTASLIDVERILRAVEAPPELVSEVMALARMANTEWQDKRSSWRRGLEKRQAELAALESESTEMRYFLPSMLTGLLATPEYVRASLTHAPGDTSKTVARKLERQSVLYDTSKRFTFLLTEQAIRWAIVPPSAMAVQIDRLTSLSRLPNIRIGIVPDGTNIPRGPLNTFTVYDDRLATAETFTGRIVFQDGRDVAQYREVFDMYAGFAIYGDEAREYLAARVQSLLRDL
- a CDS encoding IS630 family transposase, with protein sequence MSDLVGDARHLSPSAQEALRLRAVAALVAGRDREDVAAVFGVSLKAVDIWWAKWLAGGREALVMRPRGKPVGVHQVLGEAEQAAVRQAVLDHRPCDVGLSGQLWTRRLIGDLIAKLYRVRLTEPGVGKYLKRWGLSFQRPDKRAVEQDPEAVRRWHAETWPKIRARAKEDGGEILFADQVGIRSDQVTGRTWGEKGKTPVVRRAGNRFSVNAMSAISTKGRMHFMVFTESFTAEVMCRFLDRLAGHFDHKVHLVVDGHSAHRSKKVRDWLAAHPDDVELHFLPPYSPELNPDELVNADLKHSLPKQHRARNQAELAAETRRFFRRRQRQPHIVRGYFGGPHVRYVLDENPMSF
- a CDS encoding MFS transporter yields the protein MPELSPRRRMLVLAICCMSLLIVSLDNTVLNVALPSMERDLHATTAGLQWTIDAYTLVLATLLMLAGSTADRIGRRKVFMAGLVVFAAGSLLCSLAPNLELLIAARMVQAVGGSMLNPVAMSIITNTFTDPRERARAIGVWGAVVGISMAAGPLVGGLLVESVGWRSIFWLNLPVGLAALLLTLRFVPESRAPRPRRPDPVGQLLVIALFGSLTYAIIEAPEDGVSTSGPFAAVALAALIGLLRYEPRRAEPLIDLRFFRSAPFSGATVVAVSAFAGLGGFLFLSTLYLQNVRGLDALHAGLWMLPMAVPTFLCAPLSGRLVGTRGPRLPLAIAGSAMTASALLFAAFDAETSNVTLFLGYVLFGIGFGFVNAPITNTAVSGMPRSQAGVAAAVASTSRQLGQTLGVAVVGAVLAAGVTTSAYRETFVSAAVPGWWILTACGALVLTVGVLTTGPWGRRTAERTASRLAAETDVREPAGVTG
- a CDS encoding RNA polymerase sigma factor, with the translated sequence MEGAERIRGGPAAAVRDPRLFEEFYRRHVDAVTRFVARRVDDPHTAADLTAEIFLAVLDSAHTYRPRLGSETAWLYGIARNVVSTERRRAAREAERNRRFSGRRLLEPDDIVRLEDKLDAESPGRRALAALARLPEGERAVMELIAVDQLTVTEAAAALGIRQVTARVRLHRARKALRADADRTEAQHTDGTRDASPLYVMRGEA